The following are encoded together in the Iodobacter fluviatilis genome:
- the kdpF gene encoding K(+)-transporting ATPase subunit F, whose protein sequence is MLLILGVAAALLVYLFYALFKPERF, encoded by the coding sequence ATGCTGCTTATCTTGGGCGTTGCTGCGGCACTGCTTGTTTACCTTTTTTATGCCTTGTTTAAGCCGGAGCGTTTTTAA
- a CDS encoding aspartate aminotransferase family protein — protein MSHTRADFDQYMVPNYAPAAFVPVRGAGSRVWDQDGREYVDLTGGIAVNALGHCHPALVFALNEQGSKLWHLSNAFTNEPALDLAQKLVDATFAERVFFCNSGAEANEAALKLARRAAIERFGDKKHKVLSALNSFHGRTFFTVCVGGQPKYSDGFGPKPAGIEYFEYNNLAALEALIDDDTACVIIEPIQGEGGVVPATAAFIAGVRALCDRHHAFLIFDEVQSGAGRTGSLYAYQEFGVTPDILTSAKGIGGGFPLGCMLTTHDIAKHLAVGTHGTTYGGNPLACAVGNALLDVVNTPVVLAGVKAKRALFVAALNQINEKYAVFADVRGMGLLIGAELSPAFAGRAKDLLNLAVKESLMILMAGPNVIRFAPSLVITDGDIQEAMQRFERAVVAFTV, from the coding sequence ATGTCCCATACCCGTGCTGATTTTGACCAATATATGGTCCCTAATTATGCCCCAGCCGCCTTTGTACCTGTGCGCGGAGCAGGGAGCCGAGTTTGGGATCAAGATGGCCGAGAATATGTGGATTTAACCGGCGGGATTGCCGTTAATGCACTAGGCCATTGCCATCCCGCGCTGGTATTTGCCTTAAATGAGCAGGGTAGCAAGCTGTGGCATTTATCAAATGCGTTTACTAATGAGCCCGCGCTCGATTTAGCGCAAAAATTGGTGGATGCTACTTTTGCAGAGCGGGTGTTCTTTTGTAACTCTGGCGCAGAAGCCAATGAAGCAGCACTAAAATTAGCCCGCCGCGCTGCTATTGAGCGCTTTGGGGATAAAAAACATAAAGTACTTTCCGCGTTAAATTCATTCCATGGACGCACTTTTTTTACGGTATGCGTGGGTGGACAACCGAAGTATTCCGATGGCTTTGGCCCAAAACCAGCGGGTATTGAATACTTTGAATACAATAATTTAGCTGCGTTAGAAGCCCTGATCGATGATGATACAGCCTGTGTGATTATCGAGCCAATTCAAGGTGAAGGCGGTGTTGTGCCCGCCACGGCGGCGTTTATCGCTGGCGTGCGTGCCTTGTGTGATAGGCACCATGCATTTCTGATTTTTGATGAAGTACAAAGTGGCGCAGGCCGTACCGGTAGCCTATACGCCTATCAAGAGTTCGGCGTGACACCCGATATCCTTACCAGCGCTAAAGGCATTGGTGGGGGCTTCCCCCTAGGCTGCATGCTCACTACTCACGACATTGCCAAACATTTGGCGGTAGGCACGCACGGCACCACTTACGGTGGCAATCCTTTGGCTTGCGCAGTGGGCAATGCCCTGCTGGATGTGGTGAATACGCCTGTGGTATTGGCTGGGGTAAAAGCTAAACGTGCATTGTTTGTGGCGGCTTTGAATCAGATTAATGAAAAATATGCGGTATTCGCGGATGTTCGCGGTATGGGTTTATTGATAGGTGCAGAGCTTAGCCCTGCATTTGCTGGTCGTGCGAAAGATCTGCTTAATTTAGCGGTAAAAGAAAGTCTGATGATTTTAATGGCTGGCCCAAATGTGATTCGGTTTGCGCCCTCTTTAGTGATTACTGATGGGGATATTCAAGAGGCGATGCAAAGATTCGAGCGTGCCGTAGTGGCATTTACTGTATAA
- a CDS encoding porin produces MSQKIISQWIVYGCLQLAIALPALAEEPVLSWSGFATLGGVYNSSDQGDFLRDLSQRKGAGYTQRFDLGVDSRLGLQFDLKVNETLSATAQVISLRRYNNTFTPDINWAFVKYSPNESVQARVGRLGFDVYMQADSQHVGYSYLPVRPPVDYYSGLTISFIDGADLVIRHPLGEGIATAKVFIGEAKEKLPIAGIDDNLNLAGSLVWGAYLDYQWQNWQFRSGYAQVTLENELPGFDTPVAVLRSPRINAINPSLAAFADAAVVKGKQVEFLSAGLAYDNGPLQIQLMFRSLLNNMITYPDNDAGYIIFGYRIGKFTPFMAYSEIVTSGMNKNAGLPDAPIFSVLNTFIKNVQSISLDGQRTYSMGVRYDVMRNMDLKFQIDNVRSRNSFLWANKQPGWDGNGTIYSLTLDCIF; encoded by the coding sequence ATGAGTCAAAAAATTATTTCACAATGGATTGTGTACGGATGCTTGCAATTGGCTATAGCGCTGCCTGCGCTTGCAGAAGAGCCCGTGCTGTCGTGGAGTGGTTTTGCAACGCTGGGTGGCGTGTATAACAGTAGCGATCAAGGCGATTTTTTACGTGATTTGTCTCAACGCAAAGGGGCGGGCTACACCCAGCGTTTCGATCTTGGCGTGGATTCAAGGCTAGGCCTTCAATTTGATCTTAAAGTAAATGAAACACTTTCAGCGACTGCACAAGTGATCAGTTTGCGCCGTTATAACAATACATTTACCCCTGATATTAATTGGGCTTTTGTTAAATACTCGCCGAATGAGTCGGTGCAAGCTCGAGTTGGGCGGCTTGGTTTTGATGTGTATATGCAGGCCGATTCACAGCATGTGGGCTATTCCTATTTGCCTGTTCGTCCACCCGTTGATTATTACAGTGGGTTGACCATTAGTTTTATTGATGGTGCAGATTTAGTCATTCGGCACCCCTTGGGAGAAGGCATTGCCACCGCAAAAGTATTTATTGGGGAGGCAAAAGAAAAACTTCCCATTGCTGGCATTGACGATAATCTTAATTTGGCAGGCTCATTAGTATGGGGTGCCTATTTAGATTACCAATGGCAAAATTGGCAATTTAGGAGTGGTTATGCTCAAGTTACTTTAGAAAATGAGTTGCCGGGTTTTGATACGCCAGTGGCTGTTTTACGCTCACCTCGAATTAATGCCATTAATCCTAGTTTGGCGGCCTTTGCCGATGCGGCGGTGGTAAAAGGAAAGCAGGTTGAATTTTTATCTGCAGGCCTTGCCTATGACAATGGGCCATTACAAATTCAGCTGATGTTTCGCAGTTTATTAAATAATATGATTACTTATCCGGATAATGATGCAGGTTATATTATTTTTGGCTATCGCATAGGGAAATTTACTCCTTTTATGGCTTATTCTGAAATTGTCACCTCAGGAATGAATAAAAATGCAGGCCTGCCTGATGCACCGATTTTTTCAGTATTGAATACATTTATTAAAAATGTACAGAGTATTTCTTTGGATGGCCAGCGCACTTATTCGATGGGTGTTCGCTATGACGTTATGCGTAATATGGATTTAAAATTTCAAATTGATAATGTGCGCAGCAGAAATTCATTTCTGTGGGCAAATAAACAGCCTGGTTGGGATGGGAATGGCACAATTTATAGCTTAACGTTAGATTGTATCTTTTAA
- a CDS encoding PAS domain-containing hybrid sensor histidine kinase/response regulator, whose translation MLKLLNTSLVFRSATLVLCIALLTGAIFSGITYFVLVEKERTEHRLHTNELLSTVEDTVKIACFLNDKNLAAEVVRGLLKSHFINRVIIKNEHAILAQAGGEKIGIDELVQGSIVRQISSPFNSQEIVCQIALDLDPQVIQSNAAERSKFIVYILLMQAMLVALAVVLIVLHLITRPIKDISDHLHHLSAELGAKLQLPSGHGSDEIGRLVDDVNALLNRLVLILDNERNLRIQREIDEKKYRAIFENAETGIFVVDKFGRLHSYNLSFMRLLGVEPLTPYRVEMLQYYLGGAASRCCELIDLSLKENRGVNEDLFVSFLDEKDSKWLSLVLNPIDEVMLQGLLGDVSDRKRSEESAKKIALSLQNAKIAADRANQTKSDFLANMSHEIRTPLNAILGFSALLRDTTLDAQQKDFVAAINTGGDALLSQINDLLDFSKIEAGKLELELLDFDLRRTIEESLDLVMSKAVEKKLEMVLLIDPNVPWRMNGDSSRLRQILLNLLNNAIKFSSKGPILIRVNTMLISSNQYRLHIDVVDKGIGISPAVQAQLFKPFAQADASTTRRFGGTGLGLSICRRLAEAMGGQIDVSSKEGEGSIFWFEIILSKANQIHPPFVLPAELIGQSVLLLAELPENCELLSVQLQALGFVVKAFTSGDAFLQVLQQRQDICLVFLDAQLVEQDDFQLLTVVRSTPLYAELPLILLSGGIGLLGRAEQARDRGFNALLNKPIRTAQLFECLQVAFSLQVKKEEIPSLPAIGMQYFVEKPYVLLAEDNLLNQKIALLMLERIGCRVDVVDDGKAAVQAVEKNTYDLVLMDCQMPNMDGFDATRTIRALSSDKCNVIILALTANAFKEDIQRCLDSGMNDFLSKPISIEVLQAELLKWISTTR comes from the coding sequence ATGCTTAAACTTTTAAATACTAGTCTAGTTTTTCGCAGTGCCACGCTGGTACTCTGCATTGCTTTGCTTACAGGCGCAATTTTTTCTGGGATAACTTATTTTGTATTGGTAGAAAAAGAGCGAACAGAACATCGTCTTCACACTAATGAATTACTGAGCACGGTTGAAGATACCGTGAAAATTGCTTGTTTTTTAAATGATAAAAATTTGGCTGCTGAAGTTGTTCGTGGCTTGCTTAAAAGTCATTTTATTAATCGCGTTATTATTAAAAACGAACACGCTATTCTTGCCCAAGCTGGCGGCGAAAAAATTGGGATCGATGAGTTGGTGCAAGGTAGTATTGTTCGCCAAATTAGTTCGCCTTTTAATTCCCAAGAAATTGTCTGCCAAATAGCCTTAGATTTAGATCCGCAAGTGATTCAGAGTAACGCTGCTGAGCGTTCTAAATTTATTGTTTATATACTGCTTATGCAAGCCATGCTGGTGGCCTTAGCTGTAGTATTGATTGTGTTGCACCTGATTACGCGGCCTATTAAAGACATTTCTGATCACTTACATCATCTTTCAGCAGAGCTCGGCGCTAAGCTGCAATTGCCAAGCGGGCATGGCAGTGATGAAATTGGCCGATTGGTTGACGACGTTAATGCATTGTTAAATCGCTTGGTGTTGATTTTAGATAATGAGCGAAATTTACGTATTCAACGTGAAATAGATGAAAAAAAATATAGAGCCATCTTTGAAAATGCGGAAACGGGCATTTTTGTAGTAGATAAATTTGGCCGTTTACATTCCTATAATTTATCCTTTATGCGTTTATTGGGGGTAGAGCCTTTAACTCCTTATCGAGTGGAAATGCTGCAGTATTATTTAGGTGGAGCGGCATCACGCTGCTGCGAGCTGATTGATTTATCACTAAAAGAAAATAGAGGGGTAAATGAAGATTTGTTTGTTTCATTCTTGGATGAAAAAGATAGCAAGTGGCTAAGCTTGGTACTTAACCCGATTGATGAAGTCATGCTGCAGGGCTTGCTGGGTGATGTTTCTGATCGTAAAAGAAGCGAGGAGTCGGCAAAAAAAATAGCCTTATCATTACAAAATGCCAAAATAGCTGCCGATCGTGCCAATCAAACAAAAAGTGATTTTTTGGCCAATATGAGTCATGAAATTAGAACGCCATTGAATGCGATTTTAGGGTTCTCTGCTCTGTTGCGGGACACTACGCTTGATGCACAGCAAAAAGACTTTGTAGCGGCTATTAATACCGGTGGTGATGCTTTGCTTTCGCAGATTAATGATCTGCTTGATTTTTCTAAAATTGAAGCCGGTAAATTAGAACTTGAATTGCTTGATTTTGATTTACGCAGAACAATTGAAGAATCATTAGATTTAGTGATGAGCAAGGCGGTAGAGAAAAAGCTAGAAATGGTTTTGTTAATTGATCCAAATGTGCCGTGGCGCATGAATGGAGACTCTAGTCGCTTAAGGCAAATTCTATTAAATTTGCTGAATAATGCAATTAAGTTTAGCAGTAAAGGCCCTATTTTAATTCGGGTCAACACGATGCTGATTAGTAGCAATCAGTATCGTTTGCATATTGATGTCGTGGATAAGGGTATTGGAATTTCGCCCGCAGTTCAAGCTCAGTTGTTTAAGCCTTTTGCGCAAGCAGATGCTTCAACCACTCGCCGTTTTGGTGGCACGGGGTTGGGGCTGTCGATTTGTCGGCGCTTGGCTGAGGCGATGGGCGGGCAGATTGATGTGAGTAGTAAGGAGGGCGAGGGCTCTATTTTTTGGTTTGAAATTATTTTGAGTAAAGCAAATCAAATCCACCCCCCTTTTGTGCTGCCTGCCGAGTTAATAGGGCAATCGGTCTTGCTGCTTGCCGAGTTGCCCGAAAATTGCGAGCTATTATCGGTGCAATTGCAAGCCTTGGGTTTTGTTGTTAAGGCATTCACCAGTGGCGATGCGTTTTTGCAAGTACTGCAACAGCGGCAAGATATTTGTTTAGTATTTTTAGATGCTCAATTGGTTGAACAAGACGATTTTCAATTACTGACTGTCGTACGTTCAACTCCTCTGTATGCCGAGTTGCCCTTGATCTTGCTCAGTGGTGGTATAGGTTTGCTTGGGCGGGCAGAGCAGGCGCGTGATAGGGGGTTTAATGCGCTGCTGAATAAGCCTATTCGTACTGCGCAATTATTTGAATGTTTGCAAGTGGCTTTTTCTTTGCAGGTCAAAAAAGAGGAAATACCATCACTGCCGGCTATTGGTATGCAGTATTTTGTTGAAAAGCCTTATGTTTTATTGGCGGAAGATAATTTATTAAATCAGAAAATTGCCTTGTTGATGTTAGAAAGAATTGGTTGCCGTGTTGATGTGGTGGACGACGGTAAAGCAGCAGTACAAGCGGTTGAGAAAAATACATATGATTTGGTACTGATGGATTGCCAAATGCCTAATATGGATGGCTTTGATGCCACTCGCACAATTAGAGCCCTTAGTAGTGATAAATGTAATGTGATTATTTTAGCGCTCACAGCAAATGCATTTAAAGAAGATATACAGCGCTGCCTTGATTCGGGTATGAATGATTTTTTATCCAAACCAATTAGTATTGAAGTCTTGCAGGCAGAGTTATTAAAGTGGATCTCAACTACGCGTTAA
- a CDS encoding adenosine deaminase — protein sequence MKTKLLVLCLLAIGAAHAKDINNNYTQTKQYYSQLISAPTPNTAELGLLMNMLPKGADLHHHYSGAIYAETYLEWVGRQKFCIYSEDNAALNAQKFHINTSPSDASSKICLSADATRQNNAFYRELLQKWSDKDFSNHSHEQPAPDQNFFNTFFYFMPVASYAMHEGFQSLKERAQAENVQYLETMVDLAPSISNKELDQEINQLVQNSKNAEAIFTRYADFMAQDTTSQQQISAYIKIMEDAAKGIDSSDFKLRVQAYVLRNLSPSLVFSQMYSAFAADKASDLIVAVNIVGPENEHVAMRDYDLHMQMFKFFKKRYPDSKLALHAGELALGMVPPEGLKNHINDAVQIAGANRIGHGIDITHEKNADLLLKKLKEKDIAVEVNLTSNEFILGVKNEAHPIQVYRRHGVPFVISSDDPGVSRNNLSGEYLLYASRYKPSYDELKNTAMNSIRYSFLGQAEKKSEMQALKQRFDEFEAKIAKMIK from the coding sequence ATGAAAACTAAACTACTTGTACTCTGTCTGCTTGCTATCGGGGCTGCACACGCAAAAGATATCAATAATAACTACACGCAAACCAAGCAATACTATTCGCAATTAATCAGCGCCCCCACACCCAATACAGCAGAGCTGGGGCTTTTGATGAATATGCTGCCTAAAGGCGCTGATTTACATCACCATTATTCTGGTGCCATTTATGCCGAGACCTATCTGGAATGGGTAGGCAGACAAAAATTTTGCATTTATAGCGAAGACAATGCCGCACTCAACGCTCAAAAATTTCATATCAACACCAGCCCTAGTGATGCAAGTAGCAAAATTTGTTTAAGCGCCGATGCCACTCGCCAAAACAATGCTTTTTATCGCGAGCTACTACAAAAATGGTCTGATAAAGATTTCAGCAATCATAGCCATGAACAACCCGCCCCCGATCAAAACTTCTTTAATACCTTTTTCTATTTTATGCCGGTTGCTAGCTATGCCATGCATGAAGGTTTTCAATCTTTAAAAGAGCGTGCACAGGCAGAAAACGTACAATACTTAGAAACGATGGTCGATTTAGCCCCAAGCATCAGCAATAAAGAATTAGACCAAGAAATAAATCAGCTAGTGCAAAACTCAAAAAATGCTGAAGCTATTTTCACCCGCTACGCCGATTTTATGGCGCAAGACACCACCAGCCAGCAACAAATTAGCGCCTATATAAAGATCATGGAAGACGCCGCCAAAGGCATTGATAGCAGCGATTTTAAATTACGCGTACAAGCCTATGTATTGCGCAATCTATCGCCATCATTGGTCTTTAGCCAAATGTATTCCGCTTTTGCCGCAGATAAAGCCAGTGATCTCATTGTGGCAGTGAATATTGTAGGGCCAGAAAATGAACACGTTGCGATGCGTGATTATGATTTGCATATGCAAATGTTTAAATTCTTTAAAAAACGCTATCCAGATAGTAAGCTAGCCCTGCACGCGGGTGAATTAGCGCTTGGCATGGTACCACCAGAAGGATTAAAAAATCATATTAATGACGCAGTACAGATCGCTGGCGCAAATCGTATTGGCCACGGCATTGACATTACCCACGAAAAAAATGCTGATCTACTTTTAAAGAAACTAAAAGAAAAAGACATTGCGGTAGAAGTTAACCTAACAAGTAATGAGTTTATTCTTGGCGTAAAAAACGAAGCGCACCCCATTCAAGTTTACCGCCGCCACGGTGTACCATTTGTCATCTCTAGTGATGATCCTGGCGTATCGCGCAATAATCTCAGCGGCGAATACCTGCTCTACGCCAGCCGCTACAAACCATCTTACGACGAGCTAAAAAATACGGCCATGAATAGCATCCGCTATTCATTTTTAGGCCAGGCAGAAAAAAAATCTGAAATGCAGGCGCTTAAACAACGCTTTGATGAATTTGAAGCAAAAATTGCAAAGATGATTAAGTAA